A stretch of the Ctenopharyngodon idella isolate HZGC_01 chromosome 14, HZGC01, whole genome shotgun sequence genome encodes the following:
- the frmpd3 gene encoding FERM and PDZ domain-containing protein 3 isoform X4 codes for MARVQDGHTEEYDSSVMLEDGQDGMDSGSLTPGSARQVCIQRHPSHGFGFIAGSERPVVVRSVSADGPSSGKLYPGDQILAINQELVSDAPREKVIDLVRRCKDSIVLTVLQPQQSPKSAFISAAKKARLRTNPPKVRFSEQVSISDPDSTMLKDDSLLLIPNVLKVFLENGQIKSFTFDSRTTVRDVISSLQDRLSLRYIEHFALVLESGGLAQNQRLHLLQENQPLSHVVHRTYFQGMKCLFRICFFPKDPADLLRRDPAAFEYLYIQSRNDVIKERYGMDWKSDVTLRLAALHIYITVSIARPNQKISLKHVEKEWGLEPFLPLTLLPTVKEKNVCKSLSQLLKTYQHPPPAGNKVSPLQGKLQYMRVLNDLPPFGGFLFHTVGLVT; via the exons ATGGCCCGGGTCCAGGATGGGCACACAGAGGAATATGACAG CTCTGTGATGTTAGAGGACGGTCAGGATGGCATGGACAGTGGTAGCCTGACTCCTGGCTCAGCTCGACAGGTCTGCATCCAACGCCATCCAAGCCACGGCTTTGGTTTCATTGCCGGCAGCGAACGGCCTGTCGTTGTACGCTCTGTTTCAGCGG ATGGACCATCAAGTGGCAAGCTTTACCCCGGAGATCAGATCCTAGCCATCAACCAGGAACTCGTGAGCGACGCGCCCCGGGAGAAAGTCATAGACCTTGTAAG GCGGTGCAAGGACTCGATTGTTCTCACTGTGTTGCAACCACAACAG TCACCTAAATCTGCCTTCATAAGTGCAGCCAAGAAAGCTCGCCTGCGAACCAATCCCCCCAAAGTGCGCTTTTCTGAGCAAGTGTCCATCAGCGACCCAGACTCA accatGCTTAAAGACGACTCTCTGCTTCTGATACCAAATGTGTTGAAGGTGTTTCTGGAAAATGGACAGATCAAATCCTTTACATTTGACAGCCGCACCACTGTTAGG GATGTGATATCATCCCTGCAGGATCGCCTCTCTCTACGCTACATTGAGCATTTTGCTTTGGTGCTGGAGTCCGGTGGACTGGCCCAGAATCAGAGGCTGCATCTGCTCCAGGAAAACCAGCCACTGTCTCAT GTAGTTCACAGGACCTACTTCCAAGGAATGAAGTGTCTTTTCCGTATTTGCTTCTTCCCAAAGGACCCTGCTGATTTACTGAGGAGAGACCCTGCTGCATTTGAGTACCTCTATATACAG AGCCGCAATGACGTCATTAAAGAGCGATATGGAATGGACTGGAAGTCCGATGTCACACTTAGGTTGGCAGCCCTTCACATCTACATCACTGTGTCAATTGCGAGACCCAATCAGAAGATTTCTCTAAAGCACGTTGA GAAAGAATGGGGATTGGAACCTTTCCTTCCTTTGACTCTGTTGCCAACCGTCAAGGAGAAAAACGTCTGCAAGAGTCTCTCACAGCTGTTGAAGACATATCAGCATCCTCCACCAGCTGGTAACAAG GTTTCTCCTCTTCAAGGAAAACTACAATATATGCGTGTCTTGAATGACCTCCCACCATTTGGAGGCTTCTTGTTTCACACAGTTGGCTTGGTAACATGA